In one Echinicola marina genomic region, the following are encoded:
- a CDS encoding permease — MDNFLKQWGEAAYTSTGFFWMVLWAFILGYAVSSFIQIFVTEKRMQETMGDAKAKSILLGTFFGFISSSCSFSALATSKSLFQKGASFASSIAFLLASTNLVIELGIIISIFLGWQFVVGEYVGGILLILCSWLLIRLIKPNGLIEKARKNLDSSSDKQAESSSFKEKVQSKKNWAKVGKQYAMEWKMVWKDVTLGFTIAGIVSAFVPDSFFQTLFINTGEGQNTFGFFTLLEHVIVGPVAAFLTFIGSMGNIPLAALLFGKGVSFAGVMAFIFSDLIVFPVLRINAKYYGWKMSLFILFLLFTSLIVTALLLHYGFSFLDFLPDSSGKSITESDHFKIDYTFFLNIAFFIVSGILIYFGFYKGRDVKYHKEMAPKSPMLEKILKWLAFVCYAWLVTGIFIKMIIL, encoded by the coding sequence ATGGACAACTTTCTAAAACAATGGGGTGAAGCGGCGTATACCAGTACCGGTTTTTTCTGGATGGTACTGTGGGCTTTTATCCTAGGTTATGCTGTAAGTTCATTTATACAAATCTTTGTTACAGAGAAGCGTATGCAGGAAACCATGGGCGATGCCAAGGCTAAAAGTATACTGTTAGGTACCTTCTTCGGTTTTATCAGCAGTTCGTGCAGTTTCTCCGCATTGGCCACCTCCAAATCCCTTTTCCAGAAGGGAGCAAGTTTTGCTTCTTCTATTGCTTTTTTATTGGCGTCGACCAACTTGGTGATTGAGCTGGGAATTATCATATCGATTTTCCTGGGCTGGCAATTTGTAGTCGGAGAGTATGTCGGAGGGATTTTGTTGATCCTTTGCAGTTGGTTGCTGATTCGCCTGATCAAGCCCAACGGGCTAATTGAAAAGGCAAGGAAGAACCTCGACAGCTCCTCTGACAAGCAGGCGGAATCATCCTCCTTTAAGGAAAAGGTCCAATCCAAAAAAAACTGGGCAAAAGTAGGCAAACAATATGCCATGGAGTGGAAGATGGTATGGAAAGACGTGACCTTGGGCTTTACGATTGCGGGCATTGTTTCGGCTTTTGTACCGGACAGCTTTTTTCAGACACTTTTTATTAATACTGGTGAAGGCCAAAACACTTTTGGTTTTTTTACCCTTCTGGAACATGTCATTGTGGGACCTGTAGCTGCGTTTCTAACCTTTATAGGCTCCATGGGAAACATTCCATTGGCGGCATTGTTGTTTGGCAAGGGAGTAAGCTTTGCAGGAGTCATGGCCTTTATTTTTAGCGACCTCATCGTCTTCCCGGTACTCAGGATCAATGCCAAGTACTATGGGTGGAAGATGTCATTGTTCATACTCTTTCTATTGTTTACTTCACTTATTGTCACAGCCTTACTCTTGCACTATGGCTTCAGCTTTTTAGACTTCTTACCGGATAGTTCGGGAAAAAGCATTACCGAGAGCGATCATTTTAAGATTGACTACACCTTCTTCCTAAATATTGCATTTTTTATAGTGTCCGGAATTTTGATCTACTTCGGTTTTTATAAAGGAAGAGACGTTAAATACCATAAGGAGATGGCACCGAAAAGCCCAATGTTGGAGAAAATACTCAAATGGTTAGCTTTTGTTTGTTATGCTTGGCTTGTGACTGGAATTTTTATCAAAATGATAATACTGTAA